A window of Rhodothermales bacterium genomic DNA:
AGCTTGTCATGGCTCGGCCCGCTTTCGGCCATCACGCGGTACACCGGTTGGGGGCGCCCGTGGGCCTGAAGATATTCCAGCAGCGCGCTTTTGTGGTTGTGCCGTTTCGCGGCCAGATCGCGCAGGTCGGGTTTGTTCAGGAGATGCTTCTGGATGAACGTCCGGGCCGCGTCCATCCCCAAGTCCATGTACAGGGCCCCGATGACCGCTTCGAACCCGTCGGACAGCATGGAGTCCGATGCCTTCACGTGTTCATTCGACACGCTGTCGCTGGTCTGCAGGTAGCGTTCCAGATGGATGGTACGGGCACTCGCCGCCAGGGACTGTCCGCTGACCAGCTTGGCCCGGAGCCGGGTCAGCCAGCCTTCGGCTTCGTCCGGGAATTCCCGGAACAGATGGTCCGCGACCACGAATCCGAGCACGGCATCGCCCAGGTACTCCAGCCGTTCGTTGCTGTCCAGGTGGGCATCGTTGTCCCCCCGCATGAGGGACCGGTGCCGCAGGGCCTGCTGGTACAGGGATGGGTCCTGGATGGCATGACCGACCAAGCGTTCGATGTCTGCCCGGTCGACCGGTTCACCATGGGAACGTGGCGGAGTGGGATGGCCCGCACGCTCGTTGCCGGGCGGTTCAGCGGGGCGTTTCAGGATGCGGTCGAACAACCCCATCAGGCTCCTCCGCGGAGGTGCTCATGGACACTGAGGGCAATGCGTGCGCCGAGCGCAGCCGACGCCGCGTGGTCGTCCACGCCCTCCACCAGGATGACCAGGACATACGGTTCCGCATTGGGGGGATAGACAATGGCCGCATCGTGGTTGATGCGCGTGATCTGGCCGGTCTTGTGTGCCACCCGGACATCCGGCGGCAGGCCGGCCGGAATCATGTCGTTGAACCGCTGATCGAACAGGATCTGACGCATGGAGGCGTCGGCCTGACGCGAGACCGCGGTTCCGTTCATGAGATGCGTCATGAGCCGGGCGAGGTCCTTTGATGTGGCCCGGTTGCTCAGTCCCTGCTCAAAGGCCTTCAAATCCTCCACGCCGCGCAGGGTCTGCATGTGGGTGGTGCCCAGTCGTTCGGAGGTGGCCTGCACCGAATCGGCCGAAAGCACGTCCATGAGCAGGTTCGTAGCCAGGTTCGAGGACACGATGATCATGTTGTACGTCAGGTCGGCCAGCGACATGGGCGACCCGAGATGGGCGTAGGACGCATCATCCGAATCATCTTCAATGGAGAACGTGGATCCGTCCACGATGGACCGGAATTCGTTCCGGAGTACGATCTCATCGCTCATGGCATAACGCCCGGCGTTGACCTGGCGGAAGACTTCAATCATGACCGGCACTTTCATGGTGCTGGCCGCATGGAAAAGACGATCGCCGTTCACGTGGAGCTCGAAACCGGTGGACGGGTCCACGACGGAGACGGCGACGGTAACCTGGCTTGAATCCGGGGTGCGCGCGGAGTCGGCTTCAGCAAGAGTCGCGCGGATGGTGCGCTCGAGTGGGGTGGTCATGTCGGGTGTGGAGCAGGCGGCCATGACAAGGGCCAGAAGCAGGATTCGTTTCATTGG
This region includes:
- the rnc gene encoding ribonuclease III; the protein is MGLFDRILKRPAEPPGNERAGHPTPPRSHGEPVDRADIERLVGHAIQDPSLYQQALRHRSLMRGDNDAHLDSNERLEYLGDAVLGFVVADHLFREFPDEAEGWLTRLRAKLVSGQSLAASARTIHLERYLQTSDSVSNEHVKASDSMLSDGFEAVIGALYMDLGMDAARTFIQKHLLNKPDLRDLAAKRHNHKSALLEYLQAHGRPQPVYRVMAESGPSHDKLFEVAVFVEEEEFGRATERSKKRAEQDAASQALARLREAETA
- a CDS encoding serine hydrolase; amino-acid sequence: MKRILLLALVMAACSTPDMTTPLERTIRATLAEADSARTPDSSQVTVAVSVVDPSTGFELHVNGDRLFHAASTMKVPVMIEVFRQVNAGRYAMSDEIVLRNEFRSIVDGSTFSIEDDSDDASYAHLGSPMSLADLTYNMIIVSSNLATNLLMDVLSADSVQATSERLGTTHMQTLRGVEDLKAFEQGLSNRATSKDLARLMTHLMNGTAVSRQADASMRQILFDQRFNDMIPAGLPPDVRVAHKTGQITRINHDAAIVYPPNAEPYVLVILVEGVDDHAASAALGARIALSVHEHLRGGA